In Solidesulfovibrio carbinoliphilus subsp. oakridgensis, the sequence AAGCGGCAAGCGCGTGGACCGGGCCCTCATCCGCTTCGAACAGGACGGCGAGACCTGGACCGTCACCGTCAAGGCCGACGACTTCACCCTCAATACCCTGCGCACCCCCAAAACCGAGACCCGCGACGAGGAAGGCGACGACCCGGACGCCAAGGTCCTCGAAAAACTCTACCTCCTCGAAAAATGCGGCGGCTTCTTCGACGCCCTCTACACCCAATTCCTGAACACCCGCCTCAGCCAAGGTTGGACCGGCGAACTCTCCGACTTCGCCGACTGGCTGCGTGAAGGCGTGTAGGCGAGCGGGACCGCAGGGGGAATGCCTCCGGCGGCTGGGAGGGGGTCACCCCCTCCCAGACCCACCCGCACGGGGGCGCGGGAGATCGGGAAGCGCGTGGGGAGATGGTCGTGGCCGGGTGTGCGTCGATGAAACGCCGCCCGACCCGCGCCTTCCCAGCCTCGGCACGCCTCTTTCGCTCCTCAGCCGCCCCCACACCACCCGACTTCGCCGGACCTCCCGACCGTCCGTCACCATAGAGGAGGGTCCGGGAGGGGATCATCCCCTTCCGGCCGCCGGAGGCATACCTCGCCTCCTCCTCCACCCTTCCCTTACGCTCCAGGCTTCCTGAACAGGTCCGGCTTGTCGTGCGGCTGGCAGCGCAGATACTGGGACGGCGCGTCGACCTGGGCGCCGAGGGCGGCGGCGGCGTGCCAGGGCCAGCGGGGGTTATAGAGCATGCCCCGGGCCAGGGCGACCATGTCGGCCTTGCCGGTGGCGACGATGGTTTCGGCCTGCATCGGCTCGGTGATGAGGCCGACGGCCACGGTGGGGATGTCGGCCTCCTGGCGGATGCGCTCGGCAAAGGGCACCTGGAAGCCGGGGCGGACGGGAATCCTCTGGTCCGGCGACAGGCCGCCGCTGGAAACATGGATGTAGTCGCAGCCAAGGGCCTTGAGTTTTTTGGCGTAGGCGACGCTGTCTTCGATGTCCCAGCCGCCGGCCACCCAGTCCGTGGCCGAGAGGCGCAGGCCGAGAATGCGGTTTTTGGGCAGGGCGGCCCGGACGGCTTTGAAGACGCGCAGCGGAAAACGCATGCGGTTCTCCAGAGAGCCGCCGTATTCGTCGGTGCGGTGGTTGGACAGGGGCGAGAGGAATTGGTGGAGCAGATAGCCGTGGGCGCTGTGGACCTCGACGCCGGCCAGTTCCAGGGCGTCGGCCCGCTTGGCGGCGGCGGCGAAGGAGGCTTCGAGGCGGCCGAGACCGGCGTGGTCGAGTTCGTGGGGCGTGGCCTCGCCGGACTCGTAGGGAACGGGCGAGGGGGCGTCGGGCACCCAGCCGCCCTGGGCCGGGGTGAGCTGGGCATCGCCTTCCCAGGGTTTGGCCACCGAGGCCTTGCGTCCGGCGTGGGCGAGCTGGATGGAGATGGGGATGGAGGCATAGGCCCGCACCGAGCGCAGCACCCGCTCCAGGGAGTCCTGGTGGGCGTCGGACCACAGGCCCAGATCGTCCGGGGAGATGCGGCCCTTGGCCTCCACGGCCGTGGCCTCGATGATGAGCAGGCCCGCGCCGGAGATGGCGAGATGCCCGAGGTGCATGACATGCCAGTGCCCGGCATGGCCGTCGGGCGAGGAATACTGGCACATGGGCGCGACGATGATGCGGTTTTT encodes:
- a CDS encoding NADH:flavin oxidoreductase/NADH oxidase encodes the protein MSVLFTPFKLGPRTLKNRIIVAPMCQYSSPDGHAGHWHVMHLGHLAISGAGLLIIEATAVEAKGRISPDDLGLWSDAHQDSLERVLRSVRAYASIPISIQLAHAGRKASVAKPWEGDAQLTPAQGGWVPDAPSPVPYESGEATPHELDHAGLGRLEASFAAAAKRADALELAGVEVHSAHGYLLHQFLSPLSNHRTDEYGGSLENRMRFPLRVFKAVRAALPKNRILGLRLSATDWVAGGWDIEDSVAYAKKLKALGCDYIHVSSGGLSPDQRIPVRPGFQVPFAERIRQEADIPTVAVGLITEPMQAETIVATGKADMVALARGMLYNPRWPWHAAAALGAQVDAPSQYLRCQPHDKPDLFRKPGA